DNA sequence from the Candidatus Kaelpia aquatica genome:
GCCTTTACTCTTACAAGAGTTCTGGCTGCCTAGAAGCTTAGATAAAGAGCTTGAACAATTAGAAGAGCTAGAAGATATAATAATCAATCTTAAAGATAGTAATTATCAGGGTTTTATGCCCTGGCAATGGACCAGACAATCAAGGCTGTGGGATAGATCAGATCCTGAGGAATGGGATGATGATTTAGGGCTCTTTCTTCGTGAAGACTCTTCGTTTAAGCTTACTACAGCTCTATTTTTAAACAAACCTATAGAACAGTGATTGTTAAACGAAATCTTGTTCAGCCTAATAGCGTAAACCTTGGTTTACACTTTTTAAATATCTTTCAGAACAAAGTTGTAGTACTACATATTGTAACCTGTTTACATATAGTGTGTTAGGGTGTTATTTATAGCAATGTCTTTTTGGCATAGAAATTGCATGTATAAGATCTGAGGTAAGTGAAATGAAAAGAAAGAGAGAAGAACAAATTAACCAGAGTGAAAACAAGGAGGTAGGTAAAATGAAGAATAGAGAGATGAAAACAAAAGTTTTTTTAGCAGCCGGAGTGTTCATTGTATTAGGATTTGGCTTATTGCTAAAATTTAATAGCAATGGCAAAGATGTTGGACTAGACCAAGTAATAGAGGAGCTCTCTTCTATGCCATCCATTGATAATCTAGAAGTGGTATTTAAGGAAGAGGAATTTCAGGAGGAAAAAAAGATAACCACAGCTTCAAAACCTAAAGTTAAGAAGGAATCTTATGTGTTTTCTTCTGTGGATGCAGCTCAAGAACCTGGATATATTGATGATTTAAGATATTCAGGAATAGAGGTTAAAGAGCATAAGGAGATTTCTGCGACAAATAAATTGATGAACGCATATTATGAGAAAGAAAACTATCCTAAATTAGAGAAGGAAGTTACAAAAGAATTGCCGGAAAACAGCGTTGCGGGAGAGATAATTGTCAAGAGTGTTAACTGGCAGGATAGCGGAACATATATAGTTGATTATCGCACTATAATTGTATCTCCTGAAGAAGTAATTAATGCAATGAGTATAATAAATGATGATCCTAATGTTCTTAGTGCGGAGCCGAATGTGACAATAAGAATAAATACAACTAGTAATACTATTATATTAAACACAATGACTACAGGAGCAGGTGGGATTAATGATGAGCATTTTGGTAAGCAATGGGCATTACAAGAGGATAAAATAAACGCACCTGGTGCCTGGGATATAATAGGAGAAGAAGGAGAAAATGTAAAGATAGCAATAATAGATACAGGTGTGGATTTAAGTCATCCAGATTTAGTAGGAAGTATAGATTCTAATGAAGATTATGATTATATAAATAATGACGATGAAGCTGATGATGAAAGTCACAACAGTCATGGTACACATATAGCAGGTATAATTGCAGCGAGCTTTAATGATATAGGAGTGCGTGGAATGGTGCCGAATGCTACACTAATTATTCATAAGATTATGACTGGCGGCCAGGACGAGGAAGTGGATATTGTATCCCTTGGGTCTACAATTTCTAATGCAATAGTAAAAGGGGCTAGAGTTATTAATATGTCCTGGACTACGGAGAAAGATATGATGCAGTATGGTTTTCTAAAAGATACTTTAGATGCTGCGATTGCATCAGAAACTCTATTGGTAGCCGCGGCAGGTAACCAGAAAGTGGTTGATTATCCGGCAGCATACTCTGGAGTTTTAGCAGTTGGCGGAACTGATGAAAATGATAACCGCTGGGTAGACACTGATTCTGAAAGCGCTTACGGAGATAGAGTAGATGTTGCGGCGCCGGCAAAGGATGTTTATTCTACGAAAATAGATAGTGATTATCAATATTTACCAGGTACATCAATGTCTACTGCATTTGTATCAGGGCTAGCAGGGCTTCTGTTATCCCAGGATCCTGATTTGGCAAAAGAAAATCTTATAAACTTGATAAAAAATAATGCTGATATAATATATCCAGATGAACCTATAGGTGCAGGAAGAATTAATGCTCAAAAAGCATTAGCGGCAGCAGCAGCAGGATTAAATATAAATACAGCTGCTGGAGATGTTGACCTTCTTTATGCGGTTGCAGGATTAAATCCAGATGCTTCAATCGATGATTTGATAATTGACGATTATGAAGTGGGTCAAGCAATAGCTGAGTGGCAAACTCCTAGTACAGTGACAGAGTTAAATGATTATTTTATTGACCTGGATCAGTTACTGCTAATTGTAGCTTATTATGTAGAAGATATATCTGTAGACAACTCGCTACCAACGACTGAAAGAATATATGTCAGTCC
Encoded proteins:
- a CDS encoding S8 family serine peptidase, coding for MKRKREEQINQSENKEVGKMKNREMKTKVFLAAGVFIVLGFGLLLKFNSNGKDVGLDQVIEELSSMPSIDNLEVVFKEEEFQEEKKITTASKPKVKKESYVFSSVDAAQEPGYIDDLRYSGIEVKEHKEISATNKLMNAYYEKENYPKLEKEVTKELPENSVAGEIIVKSVNWQDSGTYIVDYRTIIVSPEEVINAMSIINDDPNVLSAEPNVTIRINTTSNTIILNTMTTGAGGINDEHFGKQWALQEDKINAPGAWDIIGEEGENVKIAIIDTGVDLSHPDLVGSIDSNEDYDYINNDDEADDESHNSHGTHIAGIIAASFNDIGVRGMVPNATLIIHKIMTGGQDEEVDIVSLGSTISNAIVKGARVINMSWTTEKDMMQYGFLKDTLDAAIASETLLVAAAGNQKVVDYPAAYSGVLAVGGTDENDNRWVDTDSESAYGDRVDVAAPAKDVYSTKIDSDYQYLPGTSMSTAFVSGLAGLLLSQDPDLAKENLINLIKNNADIIYPDEPIGAGRINAQKALAAAAAGLNINTAAGDVDLLYAVAGLNPDASIDDLIIDDYEVGQAIAEWQTPSTVTELNDYFIDLDQLLLIVAYYVEDISVDNSLPTTERIYVSPEISEVGQEVTINAAILDSIILDSVIYVWDFGDDSNLGTEINPSHIYTEVGEYTVTLTVTDKNDSNDTVTFTKDITVGSEGVNQAPDLELIGDKSVIAGDTLIFTVTASDEDVATLSYSVTGLPS